One Spinacia oleracea cultivar Varoflay chromosome 4, BTI_SOV_V1, whole genome shotgun sequence DNA segment encodes these proteins:
- the LOC110800622 gene encoding cytochrome P450 CYP72A219-like, whose translation MEVTRISIGISLVFVVLVSVLWSILNWIWFKPKRLEKCLRNQGYKGNSYRLLHGDTKDRASMTMEARSQPPLPLMSNDILPRVVPFFIHTLNTYGRRCFVWNGPVPLVTIAEPELIREVLMKIHEFQKPVTNPLLKKVASGLVMLEGQMWANRRKLLTPAFHMDKLKYMIPALWESSNCMVKEWEEMVSEKGSLEIEVWSHLHILSADLISRAAFGSSYEEGKRIFELLTEQIQIAVPVFNSVYIPGWRFVPTKANRRIVELDREIRTLLKGVIEKRKQAIKAGEKPKDDLLGILLESNFVGIGHGNKKQLQHRIELTIEEVINESKLFYLAGQGTTSTLLVWTLIMLARHQNWQARAREEVLNTFGNRNPDFQGLNHLKIVNMILQEVLRLYPPVLELNRTVNKDIRVGDVFLPAGVLVNLPILLIQQDEKLWGDDAKEFKPERFSEGISKATKGNMSFFSFGWGPRICIGSNFAMIEAKMTLALILQRFSFELSPSYAHAPSAIGALKPQFDAPIIFNKL comes from the exons ATGGAAGTAACAAGAATATCAATAGGAATTTCGTTGGTTTTTGTTGTATTAGTTAGTGTATTATGGTCTATTTTAAATTGGATATGGTTTAAGCCAAAGAGATTAGAGAAATGCCTTAGGAACCAAGGGTATAAAGGTAATTCTTATAGGCTTTTGCATGGTGACACCAAAGATAGAGCTTCTATGACTATGGAAGCTAGATCACAGCCTCCTTTGCCACTTATGTCCAATGATATTCTTCCACGTGTTGTCCCGTTCTTCATTCACACTCTTAACACATATG GAAGAAGATGCTTTGTATGGAATGGTCCAGTGCCGTTGGTGACCATTGCAGAACCAGAGCTTATAAGGGAAGTGTTAATGAAGATACACGAGTTTCAAAAGCCAGTAACAAATCCACTGTTAAAGAAAGTTGCCTCTGGTTTGGTTATGTTAGAGGGTCAAATGTGGGCTAATCGGAGGAAGCTCCTCACTCCTGCTTTCCACATGGATAAGTTAAAG TATATGATTCCCGCATTATGGGAAAGCTCTAATTGTATGGTCAAGGAGTGGGAAGAAATGGTATCGGAGAAAGGTTCGCTTGAAATTGAAGTGTGGTCACATTTGCATATATTATCAGCTGATCTCATTTCTAGAGCTGCGTTTGGAAGTAGTTATGAAGAAGGGAAGAGAATATTTGAACTCTTAACTGAACAAATTCAGATTGCGGTTCCAGTTTTCAATTCAGTTTATATTCCTGGTTGGAG aTTTGTCCCAACCAAGGCAAACCGAAGGATAGTGGAACTTGACAGGGAAATCCGCACCCTACTAAAAGGTGTTATTGAAAAGAGAAAGCAAGCAATTAAAGCAGGAGAAAAGCCAAAGGATGACTTATTAGGAATACTATTGGAGTCAAATTTTGTAGGCATTGGACACGGAAATAAAAAACAATTACAACATCGCATTGAGTTAACAATTGAAGAAGTGATAAATGAAAGTAAGTTATTTTACTTAGCAGGTCAAGGCACCACTTCTACGTTACTTGTATGGACACTAATCATGTTGGCAAGGCATCAAAACTGGCAAGCTCGAGCTCGTGAAGAGGTTTTAAACACGTTTGGAAATCGTAACCCTGACTTTCAAGGACTAAATCATCTTAAAATT GTTAACATGATACTACAAGAGGTACTTAGGTTATATCCCCCGGTTTTAGAATTAAACCGTACAGTTAACAAAGATATTAGAGTCGGAGATGTCTTCTTACCTGCAGGTGTGTTAGTTAACCTCCCAATACTCCTTATACAACAAGATGAAAAACTATGGGGTGATGATGCTAAAGAATTTAAGCCAGAAAGGTTTAGTGAAGGAATCTCGAAGGCGACGAAAGGGAACATGTCATTTTTCTCATTTGGGTGGGGCCCAAGAATATGCATTGGATCAAATTTTGCCATGATTGAAGCCAAAATGACATTAGCTTTGATTCTACAACGTTTCTCTTTTGAACTTTCGCCGTCTTATGCTCATGCTCCATCCGCCATTGGAGCACTTAAACCTCAATTCGACGCTCCAATCATCTTCAACAAACTATAG